The sequence below is a genomic window from Coffea arabica cultivar ET-39 chromosome 8e, Coffea Arabica ET-39 HiFi, whole genome shotgun sequence.
GGATGGGGAGGTGGTGGTCTGTAGAGGTAAATGACTTGCATTATCAAAGCCAAGATCCTTTTCTTTGTAATTCCCATTTTGTTGGTATTACTGTTCTTTTCTCTTTGAGTTTTAATAATAGAATGAATCAGAGGAGGATTGGTAAATGACAAATTATGAGTCAACAACAAACCAGAGAAGCATCTTTTGGAAGagcctttttcttgttttgttataTAGATTGAATTTGGTTGGGACTGATAATTTTAGAGACGACATATTATTTCTTGCCAAGGGAAGTAAACTACACCAATATTCTAacatttttctttccattttcgcAAGATGAAGTGAATAATTTTCTTGTCAATTCTACTGTCAAGAAAGTTGATCTTTCTAAAGTTTCATCAGAACTGTCTGCTATATATATTCGTGtataccttttctttttttctaactAGTCCATAAGTACTTGGATCAAATTACAGAGAGGAATCTcactagtatttattttccttttcgcaTTGCACGAATGGCATCTTCCTATGGTGGGGTAGGGAATAAGGAGCAAAATGATACTCTGAACTATTATTAGTCACTAAAACATGCGCACCTTCATTGGGTGGAGTGACCATGCCGTTTCCTGATTCGATATCCAGAGTCAAAAGAACTTTTGTTCAATTAAGTTAGGAGTTGAAAGGAAATAATTGAGAAGATTGCTTGTTTGACTAAAGCCTGAAGTTTATCTCCAATACGTCTGCTTAAAAAAGCTGTAGGATACTGTAATAAGACTATGCTAAAttagcaaccaaaaaaaaaagaagatcatAACGATACAGTAAACTATAATTATGACCTTATTAAAAATTCAGTATTTAAGGGGTGTTGGTCATATTTTTACGAGATACTGCTATTCTTCATCCTCAAACTAGCTAGGACTCACTTAATTTCTAGCATCCATTTTTGCCACGCTTTGTTAGTTAATAATTCCCATTAGTGAAGTAAAACATGTTGCAGTGATTTTATATACCGCGAACTTTCAAGAATTTGGCATACTCTTGTAGCTAGGAGTATTTCTTTCGTTTTAgtgctttttcttttgttcttttcagATTCTTTACTAGTTATTTCAATCATGCATGGAAACTCCAATCAAGAGTACAACTAAAATAATCTCTAACTGAAAGACTTTATGTCTTGGTTCAAAGATAGTAGTATAATTATAGTGACTTCTAGCTAGCTATTGCAGCACAACCTGACATTAtaatttagcaaaaaaaaaaaaagaagcacacCAACACTATATATTTGTAGCCAAATAAAGGCCAGGGCTGCATAATCCCAAAAGGTTGTAGCGCACACAAAAATTAACAGAAAGAgtctaaaaaaatcaaaatgtacAACGATATGCACCAGAGCTGGACAAGAACTACAAAAGGAAGCTCAAAAGTTAATTGGCAGTGGAGTTGCCATGGTTGAGGCGGGACATGTGCCGCATTCTCCCGTATAGCAAATATGATAAACTGAAAGTCTGGAAGTGTTCTGCAGGAATCTTGGTTCGCACATTATTGCCGGACCAGGACCAGTGTGGCGATAAAAGGGCACTTCAATCTTACGAACGCAAATGTAGAGTTCATCGAGATCTTGCATCATGTTTAGTAGTGATTGCACTCCATCTCTAGTGACAAAAGCACATCGAAAACTTAGTTTCTTCAACCCCGGCATATGCCTCCCTATGAGCACAGCAATTCGATTATTGAAAAAGCATCCACAAATTTTGAGCTCTGTCAAGAGTGGACATCTTTCACCAACAATGCTGAAGATATTGACGTGAGGACGACcgaaaaatgaaatgtacagGCGTTCAAGCATTGTCCAACGTCTGAAGGCGGTTGCTAAGCCTTGCTCTGTCGTCCTGACTGGAATATGCAGCAAAAGCTCTTGCAAATTTGGGCACCTGCAGTCATGATCGATGGTGAATTTCATCTTTCACtagctttatatatatatattatttaccCATATCAAAATGCAAGCACAATatgtaaaagaaaagaaaaaaaaaacaaatacaaTTCTGCACAAGCTAAGTTAAATGGTTAAGTACCTCTCGGCTGCATAAGTCAGGTGTGTATCCTCGACCTCAAAATCGATATCAAAAACCAATTTGGTCAATTTAGGGCCACCTAAATGAATGCCCCGCTGAAAGATGAGCTCAAGTTGAGATCTCCAACCTTGCTGCTGGTAGTCTTGGGATTTTCTGTATTCAGAGATGTCCAAAGTACTGGAGAAAACAGCATCCGAGCATGCCCTCCTCCAGGAGCTACAGACCCTGGAAACGTTCAGCATTCTGTCCATTATACTTACAAAGGCAAAAATGCGCAACAGAATGTCGTGTGGCATGTCGGACCAGC
It includes:
- the LOC113703512 gene encoding F-box/LRR-repeat protein At3g48880-like, yielding MDSKRLSKSKATGWSDMPHDILLRIFAFVSIMDRMLNVSRVCSSWRRACSDAVFSSTLDISEYRKSQDYQQQGWRSQLELIFQRGIHLGGPKLTKLVFDIDFEVEDTHLTYAAERCPNLQELLLHIPVRTTEQGLATAFRRWTMLERLYISFFGRPHVNIFSIVGERCPLLTELKICGCFFNNRIAVLIGRHMPGLKKLSFRCAFVTRDGVQSLLNMMQDLDELYICVRKIEVPFYRHTGPGPAIMCEPRFLQNTSRLSVYHICYTGECGTCPASTMATPLPINF